A section of the Deltaproteobacteria bacterium genome encodes:
- the ilvN gene encoding acetolactate synthase small subunit: MEHIISVLVENKFGVLARVAGLFSARGYNIESLSVAPTLDPTTSMITIVTIGDDRIIEQIMKQLNKVVEVLKVIDLTETKFLDRETALIKVHTKLEHRDEAIRIADIFRAKIVDSSATTYTIEITGDVGKVEALIRLLQPLGIKELIRTGRIAIARENAHTEAPSREPALLKA; encoded by the coding sequence ATGGAACATATCATCTCGGTTTTGGTAGAGAACAAGTTCGGCGTGCTGGCGCGCGTGGCCGGACTGTTTAGCGCGCGCGGTTATAACATCGAAAGCTTGTCGGTGGCACCGACTCTCGACCCGACGACCTCGATGATTACGATCGTTACCATCGGCGACGACCGCATCATTGAGCAGATTATGAAGCAGCTCAACAAAGTCGTCGAGGTGCTCAAGGTCATCGATTTGACCGAGACCAAATTCCTCGACCGCGAAACCGCGCTGATCAAGGTTCACACCAAGCTGGAACATCGCGACGAGGCGATTCGTATTGCCGATATCTTTCGCGCCAAGATCGTCGATTCGTCGGCGACAACGTACACCATCGAAATTACCGGGGACGTTGGTAAGGTGGAGGCGCTGATTCGCTTGCTGCAGCCCTTGGGGATCAAAGAGCTGATTCGCACTGGGCGCATCGCCATTGCCCGCGAAAATGCCCATACCGAGGCGCCCAGTCGAGAGCCTGCCCTGCTCAAGGCGTAG
- the ilvC gene encoding ketol-acid reductoisomerase has translation MQVYYDRDADLGVLRGKKVAVMGYGSQGHAHANNLRDSGVEVVVGLRKGSSSWPKAENAGLKVLETADAAVAADIVMILLPDELQGEAYEKEIRPGLKMGNSLAFGHGFNIHFKRVVAPPDVNVFMVAPKGPGHLVRSEYQKGRGVPCLLAVHQDPSGDTKKVGLAYASAIGGARAAVIETTFKDETETDLFGEQSVLCGGLCALIQAGYETLVNAGYPPEMAYFECVHEVKLIVDLIYEGGMANMRYSISNTAEYGDLTRGKRVIGPEVRQAMQTILKDIQSGKFAEEWINEYKAGMPHFTELRKEAANHPLEKVGAGLREMMPWLGQNRLVDKSKN, from the coding sequence ATGCAGGTCTACTACGATCGTGATGCTGACTTGGGTGTGCTGCGGGGAAAGAAGGTTGCGGTGATGGGTTATGGCAGCCAAGGGCATGCGCACGCCAATAATTTGAGAGATTCGGGCGTCGAGGTCGTCGTTGGTTTGCGCAAAGGCAGCAGCTCATGGCCCAAGGCGGAAAATGCCGGTCTCAAGGTTCTGGAAACTGCTGACGCGGCTGTGGCAGCCGACATCGTCATGATCTTGTTGCCGGATGAGTTACAGGGTGAGGCCTACGAGAAAGAGATTCGGCCGGGTCTCAAAATGGGAAACTCGCTGGCTTTTGGACACGGCTTTAACATTCATTTCAAACGAGTGGTGGCCCCGCCGGATGTCAATGTGTTCATGGTGGCGCCTAAGGGGCCGGGCCATCTGGTGCGCAGCGAATACCAGAAAGGCCGCGGTGTCCCATGCCTCTTGGCCGTGCATCAAGACCCGTCGGGCGACACCAAGAAAGTCGGCTTGGCTTACGCCAGCGCCATTGGCGGTGCCCGCGCAGCGGTGATTGAGACCACGTTCAAGGACGAAACCGAAACCGATCTCTTTGGCGAACAGTCGGTGCTGTGCGGCGGCTTGTGCGCGTTGATCCAGGCCGGCTACGAAACCTTAGTAAACGCCGGCTATCCGCCCGAGATGGCCTATTTCGAATGCGTGCACGAGGTGAAACTGATCGTCGATTTGATCTACGAGGGCGGCATGGCCAACATGCGCTACTCGATCAGCAACACCGCCGAATACGGCGACTTGACCCGCGGCAAGCGCGTCATCGGACCGGAAGTGCGCCAGGCGATGCAGACGATTCTCAAAGACATTCAGTCGGGCAAGTTCGCCGAAGAATGGATCAACGAATACAAGGCTGGCATGCCGCACTTCACCGAGCTGCGCAAAGAAGCGGCGAATCATCCGCTGGAAAAAGTCGGCGCCGGCTTGCGCGAAATGATGCCCTGGTTGGGGCAAAACCGGCTGGTCGACAAGAGCAAGAACTAG
- a CDS encoding phosphatidylserine decarboxylase family protein, translating into MSIAREGFPLIAAALALALVAFLLGWWIAAWGFALLALAITGFFRDPERVIPSTKGVIVSPADGKVVSIAAVDSDPLFTEAATRVSIFLSPVDVHINRVPAAGRIEAVKYQSGKFLAAYKAEASRQNEQNAVMLSTEQGQQLGVVQIAGWLARRIVCHAKQGERYAQGDRFGLIMFGSRTDTYLPKGCKVEVVEGQRVKGGETVLGRFV; encoded by the coding sequence ATGTCTATTGCGCGCGAAGGATTTCCACTGATCGCGGCCGCGCTGGCGCTGGCGCTGGTGGCATTTCTCTTAGGCTGGTGGATTGCGGCTTGGGGTTTCGCGTTATTGGCGCTGGCGATCACCGGGTTTTTTCGCGACCCGGAGCGCGTCATTCCGTCGACCAAAGGGGTGATTGTCTCGCCGGCGGACGGTAAAGTCGTGAGTATTGCGGCGGTGGACAGCGATCCGTTGTTTACCGAAGCGGCAACCCGGGTCAGTATTTTTCTTTCGCCGGTGGATGTTCACATCAATCGCGTGCCAGCGGCGGGTCGAATCGAAGCTGTGAAATATCAAAGCGGCAAATTTCTCGCGGCGTACAAAGCCGAAGCATCCCGTCAAAATGAACAGAATGCCGTCATGCTTTCCACCGAGCAAGGCCAGCAACTGGGTGTCGTGCAGATTGCCGGTTGGTTGGCGCGGCGTATCGTCTGCCATGCCAAGCAGGGCGAGCGCTACGCGCAGGGTGATCGCTTCGGATTGATCATGTTCGGTTCGCGCACGGATACCTATCTGCCGAAGGGTTGCAAAGTCGAGGTCGTTGAGGGACAGCGGGTCAAAGGCGGCGAAACCGTGCTCGGGAGGTTTGTATGA
- the pssA gene encoding CDP-diacylglycerol--serine O-phosphatidyltransferase, producing MNAQDPESFATRSKVRLLQRRTRPRTPLRQRVPAEKLRMGVYLIPSLFTAGNLICGFFSLISTFHGDYLHATYFIIIANILDGLDGYAARLTRSTSQFGVEFDSLADVVSFGVAPAVLVYFWALVPWGTWGWLAAGTFVVCGALRLSRFNVQSTGPSKGHFVGLPIPAAAEMIAAIVIMYYFLGGAGAPHKGITLLLAIYGLALLMVSSFPYFSLKNKDLRKRLPFWILVSGIVLITLFIAEPQIMFFTLFLSYTLSGPLLWCFTTYKHRRERRREMTPASS from the coding sequence ATGAATGCGCAAGATCCCGAATCCTTTGCTACCAGGAGCAAAGTCCGTCTATTGCAACGGCGCACCCGGCCGCGCACGCCGCTGCGTCAGCGCGTGCCGGCGGAAAAACTGCGCATGGGGGTTTACCTCATTCCGAGTTTGTTCACGGCGGGCAATCTCATCTGCGGCTTTTTCTCGCTGATCTCGACGTTCCATGGCGATTACCTGCATGCCACTTACTTTATCATCATTGCCAACATCCTCGACGGCCTCGATGGCTACGCCGCCCGCCTGACTCGCTCCACCAGCCAATTTGGCGTCGAGTTTGACTCGCTGGCGGACGTGGTTTCCTTTGGTGTGGCGCCGGCGGTGTTGGTGTATTTTTGGGCGTTGGTCCCCTGGGGCACGTGGGGTTGGCTGGCCGCCGGCACGTTCGTCGTTTGCGGCGCGCTGCGGCTGTCGCGCTTTAACGTCCAGAGCACTGGGCCGTCAAAAGGACATTTCGTTGGTTTGCCAATTCCCGCAGCGGCCGAGATGATTGCCGCCATCGTCATCATGTACTACTTTTTGGGGGGCGCAGGGGCGCCGCACAAAGGAATCACTCTGCTGCTGGCCATTTATGGGTTGGCGTTATTGATGGTTAGTAGCTTTCCCTATTTTAGCTTGAAGAATAAAGACCTGCGCAAGCGGCTGCCTTTTTGGATTTTGGTTTCCGGCATCGTTTTGATTACACTCTTCATTGCTGAGCCGCAGATCATGTTCTTTACGTTATTCTTATCATACACGTTATCCGGGCCTTTATTATGGTGCTTCACTACGTACAAGCACCGGCGGGAGAGGAGACGGGAGATGACCCCAGCGTCGTCTTGA
- a CDS encoding 2-isopropylmalate synthase gives MSTENTVQIFDTTLRDGEQSPGASMTVEQKVVIARQLEKLGVDVIEAGFAASSEGDFESVRRVCREVRKPRVVSLARAQEGDITRALKAVEPAKNPGIHTFIATSDIHLKHKLRMTREQVIEAAVAAVTFAKKHTDYVEFSAEDASRSDPEFLMQIFREVIRAGARTINVPDTTGYAIPSEFGALIANLIERTAGGDRVIWSAHCHNDLGLAVANSLAAVHNGARQIECTINGIGERAGNTSLEEVVMALRTRKNYLNLDTNVISEQLYPSSRLLSQVTGIAIPINKPIVGDNAFAHEAGIHQDGVLKYKQTYEIMTPESIGIPGNRLVLGKHSGRHAFDERLKHLGFNLNRDDMNRAFVRFKELADKKKNVYDEDIEAIVAEEILRVPGRPDKYALLYLNVNSSSDGIPSATIKMRVEDQEKMDYANGDGAVDACYKVITKITGSQSQLVRYSVNAITSGTDAQGEVACLIEDDGIRVSGQGSHTDVIMASALAYVNALNKLEGRKHYRQVVEKEGP, from the coding sequence ATGAGCACAGAGAATACGGTACAAATTTTTGACACGACGCTGCGCGACGGCGAGCAGTCGCCGGGCGCGAGCATGACAGTGGAACAGAAGGTCGTCATCGCGCGCCAGCTCGAAAAGCTCGGCGTCGATGTCATCGAAGCGGGGTTTGCCGCATCGTCGGAAGGGGATTTTGAATCGGTGCGCCGGGTCTGCCGGGAGGTGCGCAAGCCGCGCGTCGTGAGCCTGGCGCGGGCCCAAGAGGGCGACATAACGAGAGCATTGAAAGCCGTCGAGCCGGCCAAAAACCCGGGCATTCACACGTTTATCGCAACCTCGGACATTCACCTGAAGCACAAGCTGCGCATGACCCGCGAGCAGGTGATCGAAGCGGCGGTGGCGGCGGTGACGTTTGCCAAGAAGCACACCGACTACGTCGAGTTTTCCGCTGAAGACGCTTCGCGCAGCGATCCGGAGTTTTTGATGCAAATCTTTCGTGAGGTGATTCGCGCCGGCGCGCGCACGATCAACGTGCCGGACACGACCGGTTACGCGATCCCCTCGGAGTTTGGCGCGTTGATCGCCAATTTGATCGAGCGCACCGCGGGCGGCGACCGCGTGATTTGGAGTGCGCACTGTCACAACGATTTGGGGTTGGCGGTGGCGAACTCGCTGGCGGCGGTGCACAATGGCGCGCGGCAGATCGAGTGCACGATTAACGGCATCGGCGAGCGCGCCGGCAACACCTCATTGGAAGAAGTCGTCATGGCGCTGCGCACGCGCAAGAATTATTTGAACCTGGACACCAACGTCATCAGCGAGCAGCTCTACCCGAGCTCGCGTTTGCTTTCGCAGGTGACCGGCATTGCGATTCCCATCAACAAGCCGATCGTTGGCGATAACGCCTTTGCCCACGAAGCCGGCATTCACCAAGACGGCGTGTTGAAGTACAAACAGACCTACGAGATCATGACGCCGGAGTCCATCGGCATTCCCGGCAATCGCTTGGTGTTGGGCAAGCACTCGGGGCGGCACGCATTCGACGAGCGGCTCAAGCACTTGGGCTTTAATCTCAACCGCGACGACATGAACCGCGCCTTCGTGCGCTTTAAAGAGCTGGCGGACAAAAAGAAAAACGTCTACGACGAAGATATCGAAGCGATCGTCGCCGAAGAAATCTTGCGCGTGCCCGGGCGGCCGGATAAGTACGCGTTGCTTTATCTAAACGTAAACTCAAGCTCCGACGGCATTCCCTCGGCGACGATTAAGATGCGCGTCGAGGATCAGGAAAAAATGGACTACGCCAACGGCGACGGCGCCGTCGACGCTTGCTACAAAGTGATTACCAAGATCACCGGCTCGCAGTCGCAGCTGGTGCGCTACTCGGTCAACGCGATTACCAGCGGCACCGACGCGCAGGGCGAAGTGGCTTGTTTGATCGAAGACGATGGCATTCGTGTGTCGGGCCAGGGCTCGCACACCGACGTCATCATGGCGAGCGCTTTGGCTTACGTGAACGCGCTCAACAAATTGGAAGGACGTAAACACTATCGGCAGGTGGTGGAGAAAGAGGGACCATGA
- the leuB gene encoding 3-isopropylmalate dehydrogenase encodes MNYKIAVLPGDGIGPEVMGEGTAVLNQVAKIYGFGIALENSIVGGASIDAHGKPLTDPVLNLAKSSDAVLLGAMGGPKWDGLDYSIRPERALLALRQELGLFANLRPVKLFSALASASTLKKEVVEGTDLLVVRELTGGIYFGQPKGVTKLPDGTERGVNTEVYTTPEIERIAHVAFQAAQQRRKKVTSVDKANVLEVTELWRKVVTRIHKDEGYAGIQLEHMLVDNCAMQLIRNPKQFDVVVTTNMFGDILSDEAAMLTGSIGMLPSASLGGKVGMYEPVHGSAPDITGQDKANPLATILSVAMMLRHSLDQGTAADRIEKAVEDVLNEGFRTADIQEAGCKLVGCKQMGQLVRDKIEKAKG; translated from the coding sequence ATGAACTACAAGATTGCAGTTTTGCCGGGCGACGGCATCGGCCCGGAGGTGATGGGTGAGGGCACTGCGGTGCTCAACCAAGTCGCCAAGATTTACGGCTTTGGGATTGCATTGGAAAATAGCATCGTCGGCGGCGCGTCAATCGACGCCCATGGCAAGCCGCTTACCGATCCGGTCTTGAATTTGGCCAAAAGCAGCGACGCTGTGTTGCTTGGCGCCATGGGCGGACCGAAGTGGGACGGGCTCGATTATTCGATCCGGCCCGAACGCGCGCTGTTGGCGTTGCGCCAAGAGTTGGGACTCTTCGCGAATTTACGACCGGTGAAATTATTTTCCGCGTTGGCGTCCGCGTCGACGTTGAAAAAAGAAGTTGTCGAAGGCACGGACTTGTTGGTCGTGCGTGAATTAACCGGCGGCATCTATTTCGGTCAACCTAAAGGCGTGACCAAACTGCCGGACGGCACCGAGCGCGGCGTCAATACCGAAGTCTACACCACGCCGGAGATCGAGCGCATCGCCCACGTCGCGTTCCAAGCGGCGCAGCAGCGGCGCAAGAAGGTGACGTCGGTCGACAAAGCCAACGTCCTCGAAGTGACTGAGCTGTGGCGCAAAGTGGTCACGCGCATTCACAAAGACGAGGGCTATGCCGGCATTCAGCTCGAACATATGCTGGTCGACAACTGCGCCATGCAATTGATCCGCAATCCGAAGCAGTTCGACGTCGTGGTCACGACCAATATGTTCGGCGATATTTTGAGCGATGAAGCGGCGATGTTGACCGGATCGATCGGCATGCTGCCGTCGGCGAGCCTGGGCGGCAAAGTCGGCATGTACGAGCCGGTGCACGGCAGTGCGCCAGACATCACCGGGCAGGACAAAGCCAACCCGTTGGCGACGATCTTGAGCGTTGCCATGATGCTGCGCCATTCGTTGGACCAGGGCACGGCGGCGGACCGCATCGAGAAGGCCGTCGAAGATGTCCTCAACGAGGGGTTTCGCACCGCCGATATTCAAGAGGCCGGTTGCAAGCTGGTCGGCTGCAAACAAATGGGCCAGCTGGTGCGCGACAAGATTGAAAAAGCCAAAGGATGA
- a CDS encoding aspartate-semialdehyde dehydrogenase, whose product MKKEKYNVAVVGATGAVGEQMREVLEERQFPVGELRLLASERSAGQFLPFQSKQIRVDVLNEDSFKDIDIGLFSAGGSVSTKFAPLAVTAGAVVVDNTSVFRMEPDIPLVVPEVNAQEIANYKARGIVANPNCSTIQMVVALKPIHDAACIKRIVVSTYQSVSGAGRQAMEELSQQVGALFNGRELKKEKFPHQIAFNCIPHIDVFTEGGYTKEEWKMIHETRKILGEPNLPVTATTVRVPVFCSHSESVNVETAVKLSAAETKKILRDAPGVIVADEPEQNIYPMAVEATGKDATYVGRIREDNSVANGLNLWVVADNLRKGAALNAVQIAEILVRDYL is encoded by the coding sequence GTGAAGAAAGAAAAGTATAACGTCGCCGTCGTCGGCGCCACCGGCGCGGTCGGCGAGCAGATGCGCGAAGTCTTGGAAGAGCGCCAGTTCCCAGTCGGTGAGCTGCGCTTGTTGGCTTCTGAGCGTTCGGCGGGACAGTTTCTGCCGTTTCAAAGCAAGCAGATTCGCGTCGATGTTTTGAACGAAGATTCGTTTAAGGATATCGACATCGGTTTATTCTCGGCGGGCGGCAGCGTCAGCACCAAGTTTGCGCCGTTGGCTGTGACAGCCGGCGCGGTGGTAGTGGATAATACGTCAGTGTTTCGCATGGAACCGGATATCCCACTGGTCGTACCTGAGGTTAACGCGCAAGAAATTGCCAACTATAAAGCCCGCGGTATTGTCGCCAACCCCAACTGCTCGACCATCCAGATGGTGGTGGCGTTGAAGCCGATCCACGATGCGGCGTGCATCAAGCGCATTGTCGTGTCGACGTACCAATCGGTCTCCGGCGCAGGGCGCCAGGCCATGGAAGAGTTGAGCCAGCAAGTGGGTGCGTTGTTTAACGGTCGGGAGTTGAAGAAGGAAAAATTTCCGCACCAGATCGCTTTTAATTGTATTCCACACATCGATGTCTTCACGGAAGGCGGCTACACCAAAGAAGAGTGGAAGATGATCCACGAGACCCGCAAGATTTTAGGCGAGCCAAACTTGCCGGTGACGGCAACAACGGTGCGCGTGCCGGTGTTTTGCAGCCATTCGGAGTCGGTGAATGTCGAGACCGCGGTGAAGCTATCGGCGGCGGAAACTAAAAAGATCCTGCGCGACGCCCCGGGCGTGATTGTCGCTGATGAGCCGGAGCAAAACATTTACCCCATGGCCGTGGAAGCCACCGGCAAGGACGCGACTTACGTCGGACGCATTCGCGAAGACAACTCAGTCGCCAATGGCCTAAACTTGTGGGTTGTCGCCGACAACCTGCGCAAAGGCGCGGCGCTCAACGCGGTGCAGATCGCGGAAATCCTAGTGCGCGATTATCTGTAG
- the truA gene encoding tRNA pseudouridine(38-40) synthase TruA encodes MNIKLIVEYDGTRYHGWQTQPNTATIQETLEKAISTFLGTPTKVTGSGRTDAGVHALGQVVNFHCEREYTPHRMRRALNALTPEDITIKEVEVVPEEFDARRDGRCRVYEYWILNRPTASPFYLNRALHVHEPLDVAAMQHAIECLVGKHDFSSFRAAGCDALSPVREVYQISLKKRGELWVFRIEATAFLRHMVRNIIGTLLEVGRGARTVENFSRLLVNRDRTQAGPTATPQGLYLVEVRY; translated from the coding sequence GTGAACATCAAGCTGATCGTCGAGTACGACGGCACGCGCTACCACGGTTGGCAGACCCAGCCCAACACGGCGACGATCCAAGAAACGCTCGAAAAAGCGATTTCGACGTTTCTCGGCACGCCGACAAAAGTCACCGGCTCCGGGCGCACCGACGCCGGTGTGCACGCCCTTGGCCAAGTCGTCAACTTTCACTGCGAACGGGAGTATACGCCGCACCGCATGCGCCGCGCATTGAATGCGCTCACACCCGAAGATATCACAATCAAAGAAGTTGAAGTGGTCCCAGAAGAGTTCGATGCGCGGCGCGATGGCCGCTGCCGAGTCTACGAGTATTGGATACTCAACCGCCCGACCGCTTCGCCGTTCTACTTAAATCGCGCTTTGCACGTACACGAGCCGCTGGATGTCGCAGCGATGCAACACGCCATCGAATGCCTGGTTGGCAAACACGATTTCTCATCGTTTCGCGCCGCCGGGTGCGACGCACTGAGCCCCGTCCGCGAGGTCTATCAAATTTCCTTAAAAAAGCGCGGCGAGCTCTGGGTCTTTCGCATCGAGGCGACCGCGTTTCTGCGCCACATGGTGCGCAACATCATCGGCACTCTGCTTGAAGTTGGCCGCGGCGCGCGTACCGTCGAAAATTTTTCTCGGCTTCTGGTCAACCGCGACCGAACTCAAGCTGGCCCGACAGCCACCCCGCAGGGGCTCTACTTGGTCGAAGTAAGATACTAA
- a CDS encoding extracellular solute-binding protein, protein MPQMKDVIVSLSSLFLLVVGATLAGAQSDWDKTVEAARKEGKVVVGVPASAELRKSLESAFARRFPGVELEISTARGATNASKIAAEHAAGVRYYDALISGSLTPLSLLNAGILEPIEPLFALPEVKDPKRWYGGHVWADTGKRFLYSFQAYQSENLWYNTQLMRGDEFRSFDDLLHPKWKGKLGMLDPRSAGGGTSTWSFWYKVKGEEFLRKFAGQEPFLSRDQRLLGESLAKGRFAITIGLTYYTLAPFIKANLPIKPLHEPKEGSYTSSGSGALSVVRNSDQPHGTRLFVNWLLSKEGQETYGKAMGQATRRLDVDTKWLAEFGTRASKDFLSVEENQKRENSSEEVLTQLWPKAIKLANDLLK, encoded by the coding sequence ATGCCGCAAATGAAAGATGTTATTGTCTCACTCTCGTCGTTGTTCCTGCTCGTTGTCGGCGCAACCCTCGCGGGTGCCCAATCCGATTGGGACAAGACGGTGGAAGCGGCCAGGAAAGAAGGCAAAGTCGTCGTAGGCGTGCCGGCCAGCGCGGAATTGCGGAAGAGCCTCGAAAGCGCTTTTGCCAGACGTTTTCCCGGCGTCGAGCTGGAAATTTCCACGGCGCGCGGGGCCACCAATGCGAGCAAGATCGCTGCCGAACATGCCGCCGGCGTGCGCTACTACGACGCCTTGATCAGCGGCAGCTTGACGCCGCTAAGCCTGCTCAACGCCGGCATCCTCGAACCGATCGAGCCGCTGTTCGCTCTCCCCGAAGTCAAAGATCCCAAGCGCTGGTATGGCGGCCATGTCTGGGCCGACACGGGCAAGCGCTTTCTCTATTCCTTTCAGGCCTACCAATCGGAGAATCTCTGGTACAACACGCAGCTCATGAGAGGCGACGAGTTTCGCTCCTTCGACGATCTTTTGCATCCTAAATGGAAAGGTAAACTCGGCATGCTCGACCCGCGCTCGGCGGGCGGCGGCACATCGACCTGGTCATTTTGGTACAAGGTCAAAGGCGAAGAGTTTCTCCGCAAGTTCGCCGGCCAAGAACCGTTTCTGAGCCGCGATCAACGGCTGCTCGGCGAGAGCCTCGCCAAAGGGCGCTTCGCCATCACCATCGGCCTCACCTACTACACGCTGGCGCCTTTCATCAAAGCCAATCTGCCAATCAAACCGCTGCACGAACCGAAGGAAGGCAGCTACACCAGCAGCGGCAGCGGCGCGCTCTCGGTGGTGCGAAATTCCGACCAGCCCCACGGCACCCGGCTTTTCGTCAACTGGCTGCTTAGCAAAGAAGGCCAAGAGACCTATGGCAAGGCCATGGGCCAAGCGACGCGCCGTCTCGACGTCGACACCAAATGGCTTGCCGAATTCGGCACCCGCGCGTCGAAAGACTTTCTCTCCGTCGAAGAGAACCAGAAGCGCGAAAACTCCAGCGAAGAAGTGCTGACGCAGCTCTGGCCCAAGGCGATCAAGCTGGCCAACGATCTGCTCAAATAA
- a CDS encoding extracellular solute-binding protein: MMEKLFLLCLSAAIYFGFDLAFAADVRSTSPSEWGKTVEAAKKEGKLVAAIPASAELRKAITEVFPKRYPGIELDLTNARGPANASKIASEHAAGVRYFDLLISGTSTPFSLLHAGILEPAEPFMILHEVRDPKRWFGGHIWLDNAKKFIYAFQVYQSENIWHNPTLIKIEEIRSYDDLLLPKFRGKIGILDPRSVGAGTATWAFFLKIKGEEWLKKLAAQEMFLSRDQRQLADSLAKGKTAITIGLTYYTFSPFLKAGLPVKPLPEMKEGTYTSCGSSATSIMKNSPHPNATKVFVNWLLSKEGQEIYGKAMGQATRRLDVDTKWMVEHGVRASKDFLTVEENERRENYGEETVGKYWARSAKIAEEVFR, translated from the coding sequence ATGATGGAAAAACTGTTTTTGCTTTGTCTGTCGGCAGCAATTTATTTCGGGTTCGACCTTGCCTTCGCCGCTGACGTTCGCTCGACGTCGCCCAGCGAATGGGGAAAAACCGTGGAAGCCGCCAAGAAAGAAGGCAAGCTCGTCGCCGCGATCCCCGCCAGCGCGGAGCTACGCAAAGCAATCACCGAAGTTTTTCCCAAGCGCTACCCGGGAATAGAGCTCGATCTGACCAACGCACGCGGGCCTGCAAACGCGAGCAAGATCGCATCCGAACATGCGGCCGGCGTCCGTTATTTCGACCTGTTGATCAGCGGCACATCGACGCCGTTCAGTTTGCTCCACGCCGGCATACTCGAACCCGCCGAGCCCTTTATGATCCTTCATGAAGTCAGAGATCCCAAGCGCTGGTTCGGCGGCCACATCTGGCTTGACAACGCGAAAAAATTCATCTACGCCTTTCAGGTCTACCAGTCGGAAAACATCTGGCATAACCCGACACTGATAAAAATCGAAGAGATACGCTCCTATGACGATCTCCTGCTGCCAAAATTCAGGGGCAAGATCGGCATTCTCGATCCACGCAGCGTCGGCGCGGGCACCGCGACCTGGGCGTTTTTTCTCAAGATCAAAGGCGAAGAGTGGCTCAAGAAACTCGCGGCGCAGGAAATGTTTCTGTCGCGCGATCAGCGGCAACTGGCCGACAGCCTTGCCAAGGGCAAAACCGCGATCACCATCGGCCTGACCTACTACACGTTCTCGCCTTTTCTAAAGGCTGGTCTGCCGGTCAAGCCACTGCCTGAGATGAAAGAAGGCACCTACACAAGCTGCGGCAGCAGCGCGACGTCCATCATGAAGAACTCGCCCCACCCCAACGCGACCAAAGTCTTCGTCAATTGGCTACTCAGCAAAGAGGGCCAAGAAATCTACGGCAAAGCCATGGGCCAAGCCACACGCCGCTTGGACGTCGACACCAAGTGGATGGTCGAGCATGGCGTGCGCGCGTCGAAGGACTTTTTGACCGTCGAAGAAAACGAGCGGCGCGAGAACTACGGCGAAGAAACCGTCGGCAAGTATTGGGCGCGGTCGGCGAAGATAGCCGAAGAAGTTTTTAGATAA